In Desulfovibrio oxyclinae DSM 11498, a single window of DNA contains:
- a CDS encoding HesA/MoeB/ThiF family protein, whose protein sequence is MERAGLVLDDETEAFLSFLETEGIVTVSDPLETDQLSAAYMEQYKRQVYFLLDILKSPAKAHEVQKRIFDAHITVFGLGAIGSGILQQLCMMGFRRFTLIDYAEVEENDIARTPYRIAMDVGMPKAEAAKALVEDFAFDPQVEMHNVSLRTDTDLGELVQGTSLIINTTDQPYVGYTNIKLSRYALQHSIPVLAAGGFDAHLASLGELLIPHLTPCADCYATFFHESLKDWKPIPHPVKEREGWFGGLGSLSTFSASTAALDILGYFMNPEDRKAAPGGRGEFLFHDYSLDTFVVERDKECLSCGEGHK, encoded by the coding sequence TTGGAACGCGCCGGGCTGGTCTTGGATGATGAAACCGAGGCGTTTCTGTCCTTTCTTGAGACTGAGGGAATCGTCACCGTGTCCGATCCTCTCGAAACCGACCAGCTTTCGGCCGCGTATATGGAACAATACAAGCGTCAAGTGTATTTCTTGCTGGACATCCTAAAGTCTCCGGCAAAGGCCCATGAAGTCCAGAAACGGATTTTCGATGCGCACATAACGGTTTTCGGCCTGGGAGCCATTGGCAGCGGCATTCTGCAGCAACTCTGCATGATGGGATTCAGGCGGTTTACCCTCATCGATTACGCAGAGGTCGAGGAGAACGACATCGCTCGGACGCCTTACAGGATTGCTATGGATGTCGGCATGCCAAAGGCCGAGGCCGCCAAAGCGCTGGTTGAGGATTTCGCCTTTGATCCACAAGTCGAGATGCACAATGTCAGCCTCAGGACGGACACCGATCTCGGCGAGTTGGTCCAGGGAACGTCGCTTATCATCAACACCACCGATCAACCGTACGTCGGATACACCAACATCAAGCTTTCGCGTTACGCTTTGCAGCATAGCATTCCGGTGTTGGCTGCTGGTGGGTTCGACGCCCACCTTGCCTCTCTAGGGGAATTGCTGATTCCGCATTTAACACCGTGCGCGGATTGTTACGCCACGTTTTTTCACGAGAGCTTGAAGGATTGGAAGCCCATTCCCCATCCTGTAAAGGAGCGCGAAGGATGGTTCGGCGGCCTGGGCAGCCTGTCCACGTTCAGCGCCTCCACGGCCGCGCTGGATATCCTAGGCTACTTCATGAACCCGGAAGACCGAAAGGCGGCTCCCGGCGGTCGGGGCGAATTCCTTTTTCATGACTACAGCCTCGACACCTTTGTCGTCGAAAGGGACAAGGAGTGCCTGTCTTGCGGGGAGGGGCACAAATGA
- a CDS encoding HesA/MoeB/ThiF family protein encodes MSRYSEECFRLRPSVSFVPMPQEGTYQFFVSDIRQSFNLAFADEDYVRILSNLDGSLPYAKLAETYALDDRQLVGLERLFDVLIERCAVEDVQVVASRESDPFRRVKTFIGSYVPYYDVEAAWQRVADSHAVVIGAGGVGSWVVSLLAQMGVKHFTVLDDDVVKPHNLNRSLFSRDDVGSLKTLALEKMLNSRRDESYTVKAVEEKLESSERLIALLRGDSQSQTVLINCADFPSVAHTSAIINEAAFALDLPYIIAGGYNMHLSLVGPTIIPGKTPCFHCISHGMDQLKVAEIEGAERVVKEHRNLGNLAPLAAISASFVANECLKLLLGLPNLKPTMIGKRGEFNFFTKKLVLEEYGVWDECPYCARRK; translated from the coding sequence ATGAGCCGATATAGCGAGGAATGCTTTCGGCTCCGCCCGTCCGTCTCATTCGTGCCCATGCCGCAGGAGGGGACCTACCAATTCTTTGTTTCGGACATCAGGCAGAGCTTCAACCTTGCCTTTGCCGATGAGGATTACGTCAGGATTCTGTCCAACCTAGATGGGAGCCTGCCGTATGCCAAGCTGGCGGAAACCTACGCCCTTGATGATCGGCAACTTGTCGGGCTGGAGCGGCTTTTCGACGTCCTGATCGAGCGGTGCGCCGTGGAAGATGTGCAGGTTGTAGCGTCCCGCGAATCCGATCCGTTTCGGCGGGTGAAGACGTTCATCGGCTCCTATGTCCCATATTACGATGTCGAAGCCGCCTGGCAGCGGGTAGCGGATAGTCATGCTGTCGTGATCGGGGCCGGGGGCGTCGGAAGCTGGGTCGTCTCCCTGTTGGCGCAAATGGGGGTCAAGCATTTTACGGTGCTCGATGACGACGTGGTAAAGCCTCATAACCTGAACCGCTCCTTGTTCTCCAGAGATGATGTGGGAAGCCTCAAAACCCTAGCCTTGGAAAAGATGCTCAACTCGCGCCGGGATGAGTCTTATACGGTCAAGGCCGTCGAAGAGAAGCTGGAGAGCTCGGAGCGGCTGATCGCATTATTAAGGGGTGATTCGCAGTCGCAGACAGTCCTGATCAATTGCGCGGATTTTCCTTCGGTCGCCCACACGTCGGCGATCATCAACGAGGCGGCCTTTGCGCTCGACCTGCCCTACATAATTGCCGGTGGCTACAACATGCACCTCAGCCTGGTTGGGCCGACGATTATCCCCGGCAAGACGCCGTGCTTTCACTGTATCTCGCACGGTATGGACCAACTCAAAGTAGCCGAGATCGAAGGAGCGGAGCGTGTCGTCAAGGAACACCGCAATCTCGGGAATCTAGCCCCTTTGGCAGCGATTTCCGCATCTTTTGTCGCCAACGAATGCTTGAAGTTGTTGCTTGGGCTGCCGAATTTGAAACCGACCATGATCGGCAAGCGTGGCGAGTTCAATTTTTTCACGAAGAAACTGGTGTTGGAAGAGTATGGCGTGTGGGATGAATGTCCGTATTGTGCACGGAGGAAGTAA
- a CDS encoding tetratricopeptide repeat protein, which yields MGVLFDFSKCFSRSMFFIFVFVVALAFVFFLLLTLKIVDYSFVPSIKTITQSTSESMARGFDPFQTYRDFVTTTTGLLTLIIGAIGIGSFISFRKFKEEEAKITDRRNQLDMFLKIEEGRNISESEATYSTAIKLYDEAERLHSKYHMLYTLRGEAYYYRNRTGDLQNAIKDFEVAIELKKNSSRAWFGLGQARFRLVRRKHCNINNLERHLENEDVADLKIADNEGVIDRKKETREAMEDIEKAISFQYAEAPARLELGKMYKSIGDNKGALKQYKLAYESNKAHAACGFTYALLWLSENDDCLEKAKEEGILDIIRKASVYDVYNSKAAYALLWYLYSKVPELGGAEKAKSMTDSLVINELFELRETV from the coding sequence ATGGGTGTTTTGTTTGATTTTTCAAAATGTTTTTCTCGTTCAATGTTTTTCATATTTGTCTTTGTTGTTGCATTAGCATTTGTCTTTTTCTTGTTGTTAACACTAAAGATAGTAGACTATTCTTTTGTTCCAAGCATAAAAACTATAACGCAAAGCACATCTGAGTCTATGGCAAGAGGGTTTGACCCGTTTCAGACATATCGAGATTTTGTTACTACGACAACTGGCCTACTTACTTTAATAATTGGTGCAATTGGAATAGGATCATTTATATCCTTTAGAAAATTTAAAGAAGAAGAAGCCAAGATTACTGATAGAAGAAATCAGCTTGATATGTTTTTGAAAATTGAAGAGGGACGTAATATCTCTGAATCAGAAGCAACCTACTCTACTGCAATCAAGCTTTATGATGAGGCGGAAAGGTTACATAGCAAATACCACATGCTATATACGTTAAGAGGCGAAGCATACTATTATAGGAATAGAACTGGTGATCTTCAGAATGCAATTAAAGATTTTGAAGTGGCTATAGAGTTAAAGAAGAATTCATCTAGAGCTTGGTTTGGGCTTGGACAAGCTCGTTTTAGGTTAGTAAGGAGAAAACATTGTAATATAAACAATCTTGAAAGGCATCTTGAGAACGAAGATGTTGCCGATTTGAAAATTGCTGACAATGAAGGGGTTATAGATAGAAAGAAAGAGACACGAGAAGCAATGGAAGACATAGAAAAGGCAATTAGTTTTCAATACGCTGAAGCTCCTGCACGTCTTGAGCTGGGTAAAATGTATAAATCTATTGGTGATAATAAAGGCGCTCTAAAACAATACAAGCTGGCATACGAGAGCAATAAAGCACATGCTGCCTGCGGTTTTACATACGCTTTACTATGGTTGTCAGAGAACGATGATTGTTTAGAGAAAGCAAAAGAAGAAGGCATTCTCGACATAATAAGGAAGGCCAGTGTATACGATGTATACAACAGCAAGGCTGCGTATGCATTGTTGTGGTATTTATATAGCAAAGTGCCTGAATTGGGGGGCGCAGAAAAAGCCAAATCGATGACAGATTCGTTGGTCATAAACGAACTATTTGAATTGAGGGAAACTGTTTAA
- a CDS encoding ATP-binding cassette domain-containing protein encodes MMFTLHGIETNNLNSVDVSIPHGQITAVVGGSGAGKTSLAFHTLYALCKNELDIISGVPASHRPKVRDHTNLLPAIALKQKNANVNPRSSVFSYLGLDKLFLPLFVQANPDIKRNILAQNNPANYCPACKGLGVVFQPDPARIVDLHKPLTDKPFISWNNFLSNHYYPLLKAFCSKRGIDTTKSISQLPSRQQELLLHGADEKQFQVKYKQKKRYCQKQFPFIGAIREIQDCCEDLQKPGNRQKAKSYIAEQVCPECHGARFFKDLSKYTVNGWTIHDILLSSFNALLSFIQSIPTHEFAVNKLKALVSNVVRNNLGYLASMRSIPSLSGGEFQRLQLASVLNSDFTNLLYVIDEVSSSLHVAEYPNVISQLQSLKKRNSTLVMVEHELEFIEKADNLIALEDGRVIDSTNWLQRQREVSVDRTNIEPRGTMDFTVHGVHNIRHLDVSLPMGCLIGCCGVSGSGKSSFAKTISGKTGVEYISQGTIQGNSNSTVATFLKLMQPIDTFLCKALDTPPKTFLFNNRPSQCPACEGKGYVEQEASFGHAYRSVCEACEGRRYNPEVLAYRINSLTVHDILTMTVTELSAAGVFVENRKIAAKLEDMISIGLGHLTLFRPTSELSGGEAQRIKLLSRVKANLKNTFLIIDEPANGLERDDTKRLIGFLDRLLIKAKGIMVIEHNLFLLKSMDYILEFGPRGGDEGGNIVFQGRIEDMEDSESILMDYI; translated from the coding sequence ATGATGTTTACCCTCCACGGCATAGAAACCAACAACCTCAATTCGGTTGACGTTTCCATCCCGCATGGACAGATAACCGCCGTTGTCGGCGGGAGCGGGGCGGGCAAAACCTCTTTAGCGTTCCATACACTCTACGCGCTCTGCAAGAACGAACTCGACATCATCTCCGGAGTCCCGGCCAGTCATCGTCCCAAGGTTCGAGATCATACCAATCTGCTCCCGGCCATCGCGTTGAAGCAGAAGAATGCCAACGTCAATCCACGGTCGAGCGTCTTCAGCTATCTCGGGCTCGACAAGTTGTTTCTGCCCCTGTTTGTGCAGGCCAACCCGGACATCAAGCGGAATATCCTAGCCCAGAACAATCCTGCCAACTATTGCCCGGCCTGCAAAGGGCTCGGCGTCGTCTTTCAGCCCGATCCGGCCCGGATTGTCGATCTACACAAGCCCCTTACGGACAAGCCGTTCATTTCCTGGAATAATTTCCTTTCCAATCATTACTATCCGTTACTTAAAGCCTTCTGCTCGAAGCGTGGTATCGACACAACCAAGTCCATTTCACAGTTGCCGTCCCGGCAGCAGGAGTTGCTGCTCCATGGGGCCGACGAAAAGCAGTTCCAGGTTAAGTACAAGCAAAAAAAACGCTACTGTCAGAAACAGTTTCCCTTTATCGGAGCCATCCGGGAGATTCAGGACTGCTGCGAAGATCTGCAGAAGCCGGGTAACCGGCAGAAAGCCAAGTCGTATATCGCCGAGCAGGTCTGTCCGGAGTGCCATGGAGCAAGGTTTTTTAAGGATCTCTCGAAGTACACGGTTAACGGCTGGACGATCCACGACATCCTCTTGTCGAGCTTTAATGCGTTGCTTTCTTTCATCCAATCAATCCCGACTCATGAGTTCGCAGTAAACAAATTGAAGGCCCTGGTTTCCAACGTCGTCAGGAACAACCTGGGCTACCTCGCCTCGATGCGCTCGATACCATCCCTTTCCGGGGGAGAGTTCCAACGGCTGCAACTGGCCTCGGTGCTCAACTCGGACTTCACGAATCTGCTCTACGTAATCGATGAGGTTTCTTCTTCATTGCACGTTGCGGAGTACCCGAACGTCATTTCTCAACTCCAGTCATTGAAAAAACGCAATTCCACCCTGGTCATGGTCGAACACGAACTGGAATTCATTGAGAAAGCCGACAACCTGATAGCCCTTGAGGATGGCAGGGTGATCGACTCAACGAATTGGCTTCAAAGACAGCGGGAGGTCTCCGTTGACCGTACCAACATCGAACCACGCGGCACTATGGATTTCACAGTCCACGGCGTCCACAATATCCGCCACCTTGATGTCTCCCTGCCCATGGGCTGTCTCATCGGCTGTTGCGGCGTGTCCGGTTCGGGCAAGTCCTCTTTTGCCAAGACCATCTCGGGCAAAACTGGCGTTGAGTACATCAGTCAGGGAACGATCCAGGGGAACAGCAACTCTACAGTGGCGACCTTTCTCAAGCTCATGCAGCCGATTGATACGTTTTTATGTAAAGCTCTGGATACTCCGCCGAAGACTTTCTTGTTCAACAACAGACCCAGCCAATGCCCCGCTTGCGAGGGCAAGGGGTATGTAGAACAGGAAGCCTCGTTTGGACATGCGTATCGTTCCGTATGCGAGGCCTGTGAGGGCAGACGTTACAATCCCGAAGTTCTTGCATACCGAATTAACTCGCTCACCGTTCATGACATCCTGACGATGACAGTTACCGAGTTGTCGGCAGCCGGGGTGTTCGTGGAAAACAGGAAGATTGCTGCCAAATTGGAGGACATGATCAGCATCGGTCTGGGGCACCTGACCCTTTTCAGGCCCACCAGCGAACTCTCTGGCGGGGAAGCGCAACGGATCAAGCTTCTGTCTCGGGTGAAGGCCAATCTCAAAAACACCTTCCTCATCATCGACGAGCCCGCCAACGGCCTGGAGCGAGACGATACAAAGCGTCTGATCGGATTTCTGGACAGGCTGCTCATCAAGGCAAAGGGGATCATGGTCATCGAGCACAACCTGTTCTTGCTGAAAAGCATGGACTACATCTTGGAGTTCGGCCCTCGCGGCGGCGACGAGGGCGGCAACATTGTTTTTCAGGGCCGCATTGAGGATATGGAAGACTCGGAGTCTATTCTCATGGATTATATTTAG
- a CDS encoding glycosyltransferase has translation MLDFHHFIITRFNVNIYPMDFPARLEDTWLALRFELFRKYCFPTVTAQTEDNFTWLVLFDTRTPERYRRLINIFARQKNFVPVYCDSYETTIPTVVEKMKETAPAAKWYLSTRLDNDDALSVNFVRTLQTICNQIEEENLERQETLYINFPNGLQYKEGRFFDFRDMTNAFVSLLEPSASPNTVFWVDHPSIYNVSEVIQAEGPPLWLQVVHDMNVYNYLRGEETGPADVTTHFPCLFDE, from the coding sequence ATGCTCGACTTCCACCACTTCATCATCACCCGGTTCAACGTGAACATCTATCCGATGGACTTTCCGGCCAGACTGGAAGACACGTGGCTCGCGCTTCGGTTCGAGCTGTTTCGCAAATACTGCTTCCCCACCGTGACGGCTCAGACCGAAGACAACTTCACGTGGCTGGTGCTCTTCGACACACGCACGCCCGAACGATATCGGCGGCTCATCAACATATTCGCCCGGCAGAAGAATTTCGTTCCCGTTTACTGCGATTCCTATGAAACGACGATCCCCACTGTCGTTGAAAAGATGAAGGAGACCGCACCGGCAGCAAAGTGGTACCTCAGCACGCGCCTCGACAATGATGACGCCCTCTCCGTCAACTTCGTCAGGACGTTGCAGACCATCTGCAATCAGATAGAGGAAGAAAACCTCGAAAGGCAGGAAACGCTGTATATCAACTTCCCAAACGGGCTCCAGTACAAGGAAGGGAGATTTTTCGACTTTCGGGACATGACGAACGCCTTTGTTTCACTGCTGGAACCATCTGCGTCGCCCAACACCGTCTTCTGGGTGGATCACCCATCCATCTACAATGTCTCGGAAGTCATACAGGCCGAAGGCCCGCCCCTGTGGCTACAGGTGGTGCACGACATGAACGTCTACAACTACCTGCGCGGCGAGGAAACCGGACCAGCCGATGTCACGACCCATTTTCCATGCCTCTTTGATGAGTAG
- a CDS encoding cation:proton antiporter: protein MHVHALVALSVVLLVGIVCQLVAWRVKLPAILFLLLSGIVLGPGVGFLNPDQLFGDLLFPFISLAVAIILFEGSLTLKFHEIPGLEKVIRNMITIGVVVTLLVTAVGTRYLMGLSWEISFLFGALMVVTGPTVIVPMLRTVRPKESVSHILRWEGILIDPIGATLAVLVFQFIVAGSLQSGIAGMLGVFGRILVIGGVLGSIGGYLFGVVLRKHWIPHYLHNYAALALVCAIFALSDMLEAESGLLSVTVMGVWLANTKGVDLDEILDFKEHLSVVLISMLFIILAARMELAEFTALGWPALGLFAVIQFISRPLAAQASAYGSRLSMAERHFLAWIAPRGIIAAAISALFAIKLGEMGYAEASKLVPLTFMVIVGTVLLQSATARPIAKWLKVAEPEPKGFLIVGADLVARTIATELRENGFRVQLTDQNWDNIVTARMEGLRAYWGNPASEHAERHLSLIGIGRLLALSSGRELNALAAQHYKMEFGAGNVFAIRLPSEDGPEDDAKTNIRSGGRPLFEEGVTYQKLRELLESGAELKTTPLTERFTFKDYVEQCEEQRIPLFAIAPGGKIHLFTGENDFEPKPEWRIIGTASCMPISRSNGRRNGKRNGKG, encoded by the coding sequence ATGCACGTACATGCGCTTGTGGCGCTTTCCGTGGTTCTGCTCGTGGGGATCGTCTGCCAGCTGGTTGCCTGGCGTGTGAAGCTGCCGGCGATTCTCTTTCTGCTTCTCAGCGGCATCGTGCTCGGTCCGGGTGTAGGCTTCCTGAATCCCGATCAGCTGTTTGGCGACCTGCTGTTTCCGTTCATTTCGCTCGCGGTCGCAATCATCCTCTTTGAAGGTAGCCTGACTCTCAAATTTCACGAAATCCCCGGACTGGAAAAGGTCATACGCAACATGATCACGATTGGCGTCGTGGTGACGCTGCTTGTGACCGCGGTCGGCACACGGTATCTCATGGGCCTTTCCTGGGAGATATCGTTCCTGTTCGGCGCACTGATGGTGGTTACCGGCCCCACGGTCATCGTGCCCATGCTGCGGACCGTGCGGCCCAAGGAGAGCGTGTCGCACATCCTGCGCTGGGAAGGCATCCTCATCGATCCCATCGGCGCGACGCTTGCGGTGCTCGTGTTTCAATTCATCGTGGCAGGCAGCCTTCAGAGCGGCATCGCCGGAATGTTGGGTGTCTTTGGACGAATCCTCGTCATCGGCGGCGTGCTCGGGTCCATCGGCGGCTATCTATTCGGCGTGGTGCTGCGCAAGCACTGGATTCCGCACTACCTGCACAACTACGCGGCGTTGGCCCTCGTCTGCGCGATCTTTGCGCTGTCCGACATGCTTGAGGCCGAATCCGGCTTGCTGTCCGTGACGGTCATGGGGGTGTGGCTCGCCAACACCAAGGGCGTAGACCTCGACGAGATTCTCGACTTCAAGGAGCACCTGAGCGTGGTGCTTATCTCCATGCTGTTCATCATCCTTGCCGCCCGGATGGAGCTTGCGGAATTCACGGCGCTGGGCTGGCCCGCACTGGGCCTGTTCGCGGTGATTCAGTTCATCTCGCGGCCGCTGGCGGCGCAGGCCTCGGCCTACGGGTCGCGCCTGTCCATGGCGGAACGGCATTTTCTGGCATGGATCGCCCCGCGTGGCATCATTGCTGCCGCAATATCGGCCCTGTTTGCCATCAAGCTTGGAGAGATGGGGTATGCCGAGGCTTCCAAACTCGTACCGCTGACCTTCATGGTCATTGTGGGCACGGTGCTGTTGCAGAGCGCCACCGCCCGTCCCATTGCGAAGTGGCTCAAGGTCGCGGAACCGGAGCCCAAGGGATTCCTTATCGTGGGCGCTGACCTCGTGGCGCGGACCATCGCCACGGAACTCAGGGAGAATGGTTTCCGGGTGCAGCTCACGGATCAGAACTGGGACAACATCGTCACGGCCAGAATGGAGGGATTGCGTGCGTACTGGGGCAATCCGGCTTCGGAGCACGCTGAGCGGCACCTGAGTCTTATCGGGATAGGACGCCTGCTTGCGCTGAGTTCGGGCCGCGAGCTCAACGCGCTGGCGGCGCAGCATTACAAAATGGAATTCGGCGCGGGCAATGTCTTTGCCATCCGTCTGCCCAGCGAGGATGGGCCTGAAGATGACGCCAAGACCAACATCCGCTCCGGGGGCCGTCCGCTGTTCGAAGAGGGTGTCACCTATCAGAAGCTCCGGGAACTGTTGGAAAGCGGGGCCGAATTGAAGACGACCCCGCTGACGGAAAGATTCACGTTCAAGGATTACGTCGAGCAGTGTGAAGAGCAACGCATTCCGCTTTTCGCCATTGCCCCGGGAGGCAAGATACACCTGTTCACGGGGGAGAACGACTTTGAGCCCAAGCCGGAATGGCGCATCATCGGCACAGCGTCCTGCATGCCTATTTCGCGTTCCAACGGCAGGCGAAACGGAAAGCGCAACGGCAAGGGCTGA
- a CDS encoding LeuA family protein translates to MLIDTTLREGAQMFGVRMGLEERQTVAMGLSCMGVEEMEVGWAGLEELEAFCRWSGRRLGKSAISVWSRCRESDIIEAARIGAGRINIGVPASDEHRRKRLDITRRALIARMETVIALARSYGMEVSVGLEDASRADAKWLGKLALKAENAGAFRVRLSDTVGIWTPTKVMKAVSELRERLVIDIAVHCHDDFGMGTANAMAALDAGADWADGSLLGIGERSGLAATEELTGYLELIDMSGNYRMEGAAPLCARIARLADLAVPRNKAVVGNDIFACESGVHLHGMARDPNLFEPYSPESVRGARRLGFSAKSGRSLLKTVLGNKTSADADSLLEQVSDHACRTGRPLTMQECSELAGN, encoded by the coding sequence ATGCTTATAGACACCACTCTCCGTGAAGGGGCCCAGATGTTCGGCGTCCGCATGGGACTTGAAGAGCGCCAGACCGTCGCCATGGGCCTCTCCTGCATGGGCGTGGAAGAGATGGAAGTCGGCTGGGCAGGCCTAGAAGAACTGGAGGCATTTTGCCGCTGGTCCGGACGCAGACTCGGCAAATCCGCCATTTCCGTATGGAGCCGCTGCCGCGAGTCAGACATAATCGAAGCCGCGCGCATCGGTGCCGGACGCATCAACATAGGTGTCCCGGCTTCGGACGAGCACCGGCGCAAGCGGCTTGACATTACCCGCCGGGCACTGATCGCGCGCATGGAAACCGTTATCGCACTGGCCCGCAGCTACGGCATGGAAGTCTCCGTGGGACTGGAAGACGCTTCGCGCGCCGATGCCAAGTGGCTGGGCAAGCTGGCCCTCAAAGCTGAGAACGCAGGAGCGTTCCGGGTCCGCCTGTCGGACACCGTAGGCATCTGGACCCCGACCAAGGTCATGAAGGCTGTATCGGAACTGCGGGAGCGGCTGGTCATCGACATCGCGGTGCACTGCCACGACGACTTCGGCATGGGCACCGCCAACGCCATGGCCGCGCTGGATGCCGGTGCGGACTGGGCGGACGGAAGCCTGCTCGGCATCGGCGAACGCTCCGGGCTCGCCGCCACCGAGGAGCTTACGGGGTATCTGGAATTGATCGACATGTCAGGGAACTACCGCATGGAAGGCGCCGCCCCGCTCTGCGCCCGTATCGCCCGGCTGGCGGATCTGGCGGTGCCACGGAACAAGGCGGTGGTGGGCAACGACATCTTTGCCTGCGAAAGCGGTGTCCACCTGCACGGCATGGCGCGCGATCCGAACCTTTTCGAGCCGTACTCGCCGGAGTCGGTCCGCGGCGCACGCCGTTTGGGGTTCAGCGCAAAGAGCGGGCGCTCACTGCTGAAAACGGTTCTGGGAAACAAAACCTCTGCCGATGCCGACAGCCTGCTGGAACAGGTAAGTGATCATGCGTGCCGCACAGGGCGGCCGCTGACCATGCAGGAATGTTCGGAGTTGGCCGGGAACTGA
- the nifH gene encoding nitrogenase iron protein, which translates to MRKVAIYGKGGIGKSTTTQNTVAGLAEMGRQVMVVGCDPKADSTRLLLGGLAQKSVLDTLREEGEDVELADIRKKGFGGSWSVESGGPEPGVGCAGRGIITSINMLESLGAYEEDEKLDYAFYDVLGDVVCGGFAMPIRDGKAEEIYIVCSGEMMAMYAANNICKGIMKYAQSGGVRLGGLICNSRNVDNEKEMIEELARRLGTQMIYFVPRDNDVQRAEINRKTVIEWNPEATQADVYRGLAKAIDENEMFVVPTPLEIEDLEQLLLDYGILEA; encoded by the coding sequence ATGAGAAAGGTAGCCATCTACGGAAAAGGCGGCATCGGAAAATCCACCACCACGCAGAACACGGTGGCAGGCCTTGCGGAAATGGGGCGTCAGGTAATGGTCGTCGGTTGCGACCCCAAGGCCGACTCCACCCGTCTGCTGCTCGGCGGACTGGCCCAGAAGTCCGTCCTGGACACCCTTCGCGAGGAAGGAGAGGACGTGGAACTGGCGGATATCCGCAAGAAGGGTTTCGGCGGTTCCTGGAGTGTTGAATCCGGCGGTCCCGAGCCGGGCGTCGGCTGTGCGGGCCGCGGCATCATCACTTCCATCAACATGCTTGAATCCCTCGGCGCCTACGAGGAAGACGAGAAGCTCGACTACGCTTTCTACGACGTCCTCGGTGACGTTGTCTGCGGCGGCTTCGCCATGCCCATTCGCGACGGCAAGGCCGAGGAGATCTACATCGTCTGTTCCGGCGAGATGATGGCCATGTATGCGGCCAACAACATCTGCAAGGGCATCATGAAATACGCTCAGTCCGGCGGCGTTCGTCTGGGCGGCCTGATCTGCAACTCCCGTAACGTGGACAACGAAAAAGAGATGATCGAGGAGCTGGCGCGCAGGCTTGGCACCCAGATGATCTACTTCGTCCCCCGCGACAACGACGTTCAGCGCGCGGAGATCAACCGCAAGACGGTCATCGAATGGAATCCCGAGGCGACTCAGGCTGACGTATATCGCGGACTGGCCAAGGCCATCGATGAAAACGAAATGTTCGTGGTTCCGACCCCGCTGGAAATCGAAGACCTTGAGCAGCTGCTGCTCGACTACGGCATTCTGGAAGCCTAG
- a CDS encoding P-II family nitrogen regulator — protein sequence MSMIMIRAIVRPEKADDVLAALMDAGFPAVTKYSVAGRGKQRGIKIGEVTYDEIPKTMLMSVVPEVDRDFVLDTIMKAARSGTKGAFGDGKIFISDVEDVFTISSGVKETATAAEGVPA from the coding sequence ATGTCCATGATCATGATCCGAGCCATCGTGCGTCCCGAAAAAGCCGATGACGTTTTGGCCGCCCTGATGGATGCCGGGTTCCCGGCCGTGACCAAGTATTCCGTTGCCGGTCGCGGCAAGCAGCGCGGCATCAAGATAGGTGAAGTCACCTACGACGAGATTCCCAAAACCATGCTCATGAGTGTGGTCCCGGAAGTGGATCGCGACTTCGTCCTCGACACCATAATGAAGGCCGCGCGTTCCGGCACCAAGGGCGCCTTCGGCGACGGTAAGATCTTCATCTCCGACGTGGAGGACGTGTTCACCATTTCCTCGGGCGTGAAGGAAACCGCCACGGCGGCCGAGGGGGTGCCCGCATGA
- a CDS encoding P-II family nitrogen regulator encodes MKEIIAVVRMNMMNRTKTALTEAGVDAFFANEAQGRGQGFANLMLLEGAERGYEEAVEHLGGKGKLYPKRILTVVVPEDEVDGIVETIIETNKTGKPGDGKIWVLPVKDAVRVRTGESGIKSIS; translated from the coding sequence ATGAAGGAGATCATCGCCGTCGTACGCATGAACATGATGAACCGGACCAAGACCGCCCTGACCGAGGCCGGGGTGGATGCCTTCTTCGCCAACGAGGCGCAGGGTCGCGGACAGGGCTTTGCCAACCTCATGCTCCTCGAAGGCGCCGAGCGCGGTTACGAGGAAGCGGTGGAGCACCTCGGCGGCAAGGGCAAGTTGTATCCCAAACGCATCCTTACCGTGGTGGTCCCGGAGGATGAGGTGGACGGCATCGTCGAAACCATCATCGAGACCAACAAGACCGGCAAGCCCGGTGACGGCAAGATCTGGGTCCTGCCCGTGAAGGACGCCGTCAGGGTCCGCACCGGCGAAAGCGGCATCAAATCCATAAGCTGA